Proteins encoded by one window of Arachis ipaensis cultivar K30076 chromosome B04, Araip1.1, whole genome shotgun sequence:
- the LOC107637853 gene encoding uncharacterized protein LOC107637853 isoform X2: MPKSFKDECFDTMIKPYFHFTSTEKIAYRYCIQSIAKKWATYRQRLWNEFYDPTMRREALVNNVPDDVPRDQWACFVNYRLKPSTVELCMKNKENRSKQTISHTCGSKSNSRRRHEMYLETGKKPSRGMMYIETHKRKDGSFVNNEALTIVIELNMTQSNTQFEVSPNDAFGKVLGHEHSGRVRCMGMGAAPTNTFRNVRSRLNGVTISTNSAGSSSPTTAAILQEKINNLESDLHNSQQKVISLESKLQQSFDMMKAYLMMKEGGIPEALVGFFSAREANDVESEPTTPFDARRSVGDSNGHLKTNI, translated from the exons ATGCCTAAGTCTTTCAAAGATGAGTGCTTTGATACAATGATAAAG CCCTACTTCCATTTTACAAGCACAGAAAAGATTGCCTACAGGTATTGCATTCAAAGTATTGCAAAGAAGTGGGCAACATATAGGCAAAGATTGTGGAATGAGTTCTATGATCCAACCATGAGAAGAGAAGCATTGGTGAATAATGTGCCTGATGATGTTCCAAGAGATCAATGGGCTTGCTTTGTCAATTATCGACTAAAACCGTCTACAGTT GAGCTTTGCATGAAAAATAAGGAAAATCGAAGCAAGCAAACCATTTCTCACACTTGTGGATCTAAATCCAACTCTCGGAGGCGACATGAGAtg TACTTAGAAACGGGAAAGAAGCCTAGTAGAGGAATGATGTACATTGAAACACATAAGAGAAAGGATGGGTCTTTTGTAAATAACGAGGCATTAACTATAGTG ATTGAGCTGAATATGACACAGTCAAATACACAATTTGAGGTGTCCCCTAATGATGCTTTTGGTAAAGTTTTGGGGCATGAACACTCTGGGAGAGTTCGTTGCATGGGCATGGGAGCAGCGCCTACAAATACCTTTAGGAATGTGAGAAGTCGGCTTAATGGGGTGACCATCTCCACTAATTCAGCTGGATCTTCTTCGCCTACTACTGCTGCAATTTTACAGGAAAAGATCAATAATTTGGAGTCCGACTTACATAATTCACAACAAAAGGTCATTAGTCTAGAGTCTAAGTTGCAACAATCATTTGATATGATGAAAGCATATCTAATGATGAAGGAAGGAGGAATTCCCGAAGCACTTGTTGGCTTCTTTTCTGCCCGCGAG GCTAATGATGTTGAAAGCGAGCCTACTACTCCCTTTGATGCTAGGAGATCAGTTGGTGATAGCAACGGACATCTGAAGACAAATATTTGA
- the LOC107637853 gene encoding uncharacterized protein LOC107637853 isoform X1 — MPKSFKDECFDTMIKPYFHFTSTEKIAYRYCIQSIAKKWATYRQRLWNEFYDPTMRREALVNNVPDDVPRDQWACFVNYRLKPSTVELCMKNKENRSKQTISHTCGSKSNSRRRHEMYLETGKKPSRGMMYIETHKRKDGSFVNNEALTIVEQIELNMTQSNTQFEVSPNDAFGKVLGHEHSGRVRCMGMGAAPTNTFRNVRSRLNGVTISTNSAGSSSPTTAAILQEKINNLESDLHNSQQKVISLESKLQQSFDMMKAYLMMKEGGIPEALVGFFSAREANDVESEPTTPFDARRSVGDSNGHLKTNI; from the exons ATGCCTAAGTCTTTCAAAGATGAGTGCTTTGATACAATGATAAAG CCCTACTTCCATTTTACAAGCACAGAAAAGATTGCCTACAGGTATTGCATTCAAAGTATTGCAAAGAAGTGGGCAACATATAGGCAAAGATTGTGGAATGAGTTCTATGATCCAACCATGAGAAGAGAAGCATTGGTGAATAATGTGCCTGATGATGTTCCAAGAGATCAATGGGCTTGCTTTGTCAATTATCGACTAAAACCGTCTACAGTT GAGCTTTGCATGAAAAATAAGGAAAATCGAAGCAAGCAAACCATTTCTCACACTTGTGGATCTAAATCCAACTCTCGGAGGCGACATGAGAtg TACTTAGAAACGGGAAAGAAGCCTAGTAGAGGAATGATGTACATTGAAACACATAAGAGAAAGGATGGGTCTTTTGTAAATAACGAGGCATTAACTATAGTG GAACAAATTGAGCTGAATATGACACAGTCAAATACACAATTTGAGGTGTCCCCTAATGATGCTTTTGGTAAAGTTTTGGGGCATGAACACTCTGGGAGAGTTCGTTGCATGGGCATGGGAGCAGCGCCTACAAATACCTTTAGGAATGTGAGAAGTCGGCTTAATGGGGTGACCATCTCCACTAATTCAGCTGGATCTTCTTCGCCTACTACTGCTGCAATTTTACAGGAAAAGATCAATAATTTGGAGTCCGACTTACATAATTCACAACAAAAGGTCATTAGTCTAGAGTCTAAGTTGCAACAATCATTTGATATGATGAAAGCATATCTAATGATGAAGGAAGGAGGAATTCCCGAAGCACTTGTTGGCTTCTTTTCTGCCCGCGAG GCTAATGATGTTGAAAGCGAGCCTACTACTCCCTTTGATGCTAGGAGATCAGTTGGTGATAGCAACGGACATCTGAAGACAAATATTTGA
- the LOC107637853 gene encoding uncharacterized protein LOC107637853 isoform X4: protein MPKSFKDECFDTMIKPYFHFTSTEKIAYRYCIQSIAKKWATYRQRLWNEFYDPTMRREALVNNVPDDVPRDQWACFVNYRLKPSTVELCMKNKENRSKQTISHTCGSKSNSRRRHEMYLETGKKPSRGMMYIETHKRKDGSFVNNEALTIVEQIELNMTQSNTQFEVSPNDAFGKVLGHEHSGRVRCMGMGAAPTNTFRNEKINNLESDLHNSQQKVISLESKLQQSFDMMKAYLMMKEGGIPEALVGFFSAREANDVESEPTTPFDARRSVGDSNGHLKTNI from the exons ATGCCTAAGTCTTTCAAAGATGAGTGCTTTGATACAATGATAAAG CCCTACTTCCATTTTACAAGCACAGAAAAGATTGCCTACAGGTATTGCATTCAAAGTATTGCAAAGAAGTGGGCAACATATAGGCAAAGATTGTGGAATGAGTTCTATGATCCAACCATGAGAAGAGAAGCATTGGTGAATAATGTGCCTGATGATGTTCCAAGAGATCAATGGGCTTGCTTTGTCAATTATCGACTAAAACCGTCTACAGTT GAGCTTTGCATGAAAAATAAGGAAAATCGAAGCAAGCAAACCATTTCTCACACTTGTGGATCTAAATCCAACTCTCGGAGGCGACATGAGAtg TACTTAGAAACGGGAAAGAAGCCTAGTAGAGGAATGATGTACATTGAAACACATAAGAGAAAGGATGGGTCTTTTGTAAATAACGAGGCATTAACTATAGTG GAACAAATTGAGCTGAATATGACACAGTCAAATACACAATTTGAGGTGTCCCCTAATGATGCTTTTGGTAAAGTTTTGGGGCATGAACACTCTGGGAGAGTTCGTTGCATGGGCATGGGAGCAGCGCCTACAAATACCTTTAGGAAT GAAAAGATCAATAATTTGGAGTCCGACTTACATAATTCACAACAAAAGGTCATTAGTCTAGAGTCTAAGTTGCAACAATCATTTGATATGATGAAAGCATATCTAATGATGAAGGAAGGAGGAATTCCCGAAGCACTTGTTGGCTTCTTTTCTGCCCGCGAG GCTAATGATGTTGAAAGCGAGCCTACTACTCCCTTTGATGCTAGGAGATCAGTTGGTGATAGCAACGGACATCTGAAGACAAATATTTGA
- the LOC107637853 gene encoding uncharacterized protein LOC107637853 isoform X5, with translation MPKSFKDECFDTMIKPYFHFTSTEKIAYRYCIQSIAKKWATYRQRLWNEFYDPTMRREALVNNVPDDVPRDQWACFVNYRLKPSTVELCMKNKENRSKQTISHTCGSKSNSRRRHEMYLETGKKPSRGMMYIETHKRKDGSFVNNEALTIVEQIELNMTQSNTQFEVSPNDAFGKVLGHEHSGRVRCMGMGAAPTNTFRNANDVESEPTTPFDARRSVGDSNGHLKTNI, from the exons ATGCCTAAGTCTTTCAAAGATGAGTGCTTTGATACAATGATAAAG CCCTACTTCCATTTTACAAGCACAGAAAAGATTGCCTACAGGTATTGCATTCAAAGTATTGCAAAGAAGTGGGCAACATATAGGCAAAGATTGTGGAATGAGTTCTATGATCCAACCATGAGAAGAGAAGCATTGGTGAATAATGTGCCTGATGATGTTCCAAGAGATCAATGGGCTTGCTTTGTCAATTATCGACTAAAACCGTCTACAGTT GAGCTTTGCATGAAAAATAAGGAAAATCGAAGCAAGCAAACCATTTCTCACACTTGTGGATCTAAATCCAACTCTCGGAGGCGACATGAGAtg TACTTAGAAACGGGAAAGAAGCCTAGTAGAGGAATGATGTACATTGAAACACATAAGAGAAAGGATGGGTCTTTTGTAAATAACGAGGCATTAACTATAGTG GAACAAATTGAGCTGAATATGACACAGTCAAATACACAATTTGAGGTGTCCCCTAATGATGCTTTTGGTAAAGTTTTGGGGCATGAACACTCTGGGAGAGTTCGTTGCATGGGCATGGGAGCAGCGCCTACAAATACCTTTAGGAAT GCTAATGATGTTGAAAGCGAGCCTACTACTCCCTTTGATGCTAGGAGATCAGTTGGTGATAGCAACGGACATCTGAAGACAAATATTTGA
- the LOC107637853 gene encoding uncharacterized protein LOC107637853 isoform X3 yields the protein MPKSFKDECFDTMIKPYFHFTSTEKIAYRYCIQSIAKKWATYRQRLWNEFYDPTMRREALVNNVPDDVPRDQWACFVNYRLKPSTVELCMKNKENRSKQTISHTCGSKSNSRRRHEMYLETGKKPSRGMMYIETHKRKDGSFVNNEALTIVEQIELNMTQSNTQFEVSPNDAFGKVLGHEHSGRVRCMGMGAAPTNTFRNVRSRLNGVTISTNSAGSSSPTTAAILQEKINNLESDLHNSQQKVISLESKLQQSFDMMKAYLMMKEGGIPEALVGFFSAREVTL from the exons ATGCCTAAGTCTTTCAAAGATGAGTGCTTTGATACAATGATAAAG CCCTACTTCCATTTTACAAGCACAGAAAAGATTGCCTACAGGTATTGCATTCAAAGTATTGCAAAGAAGTGGGCAACATATAGGCAAAGATTGTGGAATGAGTTCTATGATCCAACCATGAGAAGAGAAGCATTGGTGAATAATGTGCCTGATGATGTTCCAAGAGATCAATGGGCTTGCTTTGTCAATTATCGACTAAAACCGTCTACAGTT GAGCTTTGCATGAAAAATAAGGAAAATCGAAGCAAGCAAACCATTTCTCACACTTGTGGATCTAAATCCAACTCTCGGAGGCGACATGAGAtg TACTTAGAAACGGGAAAGAAGCCTAGTAGAGGAATGATGTACATTGAAACACATAAGAGAAAGGATGGGTCTTTTGTAAATAACGAGGCATTAACTATAGTG GAACAAATTGAGCTGAATATGACACAGTCAAATACACAATTTGAGGTGTCCCCTAATGATGCTTTTGGTAAAGTTTTGGGGCATGAACACTCTGGGAGAGTTCGTTGCATGGGCATGGGAGCAGCGCCTACAAATACCTTTAGGAATGTGAGAAGTCGGCTTAATGGGGTGACCATCTCCACTAATTCAGCTGGATCTTCTTCGCCTACTACTGCTGCAATTTTACAGGAAAAGATCAATAATTTGGAGTCCGACTTACATAATTCACAACAAAAGGTCATTAGTCTAGAGTCTAAGTTGCAACAATCATTTGATATGATGAAAGCATATCTAATGATGAAGGAAGGAGGAATTCCCGAAGCACTTGTTGGCTTCTTTTCTGCCCGCGAGGTAACTTTATAA